From the genome of Anopheles moucheti chromosome 3, idAnoMoucSN_F20_07, whole genome shotgun sequence, one region includes:
- the LOC128301288 gene encoding glutamine synthetase 1, mitochondrial — translation MALRVVGLLIRQELSGLASKPSMRMISTSRGPNCAKILEHSPNACLNKTLLDRYTRLRYDPKYVQATYVWIDGTGENVRLKDRVLDYVPKKPEDVPDWQYDGSSTYQALGGNSDMKLVPRALYKDPFKAGQNDVIVLCDTYQPDGAPTASNHRAAMQDAYNRTKDLEPWFGIEQEYTFLDIDGRPLGWPVGGFPGPQGPYYCAAGAQNVVARDIAEAHAVACLYAGVQFAGTNAEVMPAQWEYQVGPALGMKCADDLWMSRYILWRIAEDYGVVVTFDPKPMEGNWNGAGGHCNFSTKPMRAENGIKAIEQAIEKLSKKHDKHIKAYDPRGGKDNERRLVGRLETSSIDKFSWGVADRGTSVRIPRGVADAKKGYLEDRRPSSNCDPYAVCNAILTTCLLDE, via the coding sequence ATGGCCCTCCGTGTAGTTGGTCTGCTGATACGCCAGGAGCTGTCCGGTCTGGCTAGTAAACCGTCGATGCGCATGATCAGCACCAGCCGTGGACCGAACTGTGCCAAGATCCTGGAGCATTCGCCGAATGCGTGCCTGAACAAAACGCTCCTGGATCGCTACACCCGCCTAAGGTACGACCCCAAGTATGTGCAGGCCACCTACGTATGGATCGACGGTACCGGCGAGAACGTGCGGCTGAAGGATCGCGTCCTCGACTATGTGCCGAAGAAGCCGGAGGATGTGCCGGACTGGCAGTATGATGGCAGCTCCACGTATCAGGCGCTCGGTGGTAACTCGGACATGAAGCTGGTGCCCCGGGCACTGTACAAGGATCCGTTCAAGGCTGGCCAGAATGATGTGATCGTGCTGTGCGATACGTACCAGCCGGATGGTGCACCGACCGCTTCGAACCATCGTGCCGCCATGCAGGATGCGTACAACCGCACCAAGGATTTGGAGCCGTGGTTCGGTATTGAACAGGAGTACACCTTCCTGGACATTGATGGACGTCCGCTCGGATGGCCGGTTGGTGGATTCCCTGGACCGCAGGGTCCTTACTATTGCGCCGCCGGTGCTCAGAATGTGGTGGCACGGGATATTGCTGAGGCCCATGCCGTGGCATGTCTGTACGCGGGCGTACAGTTCGCCGGTACCAACGCGGAAGTAATGCCGGCCCAGTGGGAATACCAGGTCGGACCGGCTCTGGGTATGAAGTGTGCCGATGATCTGTGGATGTCTCGGTACATCCTGTGGCGCATTGCCGAAGATTACGGCGTGGTAGTTACGTTCGACCCGAAACCGATGGAGGGCAACTGGAACGGTGCCGGTGGACACTGCAACTTCTCCACGAAGCCGATGCGTGCCGAGAACGGCATCAAGGCGATCGAGCAGGCGATCGAGAAGCTGTCGAAGAAGCACGATAAGCACATCAAGGCGTACGATCCGCGCGGAGGAAAGGACAACGAGCGCCGACTGGTCGGACGCTTGGAGACGTCTTCGATCGACAAGTTCAGCTGGGGCGTTGCGGATCGTGGTACCTCTGTGCGCATTCCACGTGGTGTAGCCGACGCCAAGAAGGGCTATCTGGAGGATCGTCGTCCGAGCTCGAACTGTGACCCTTATGCAGTTTGCAATGCCATCCTTACTACCTGCCTGTTGGACGAATAG